The Nematostella vectensis chromosome 11, jaNemVect1.1, whole genome shotgun sequence nucleotide sequence atgatgatgatgatgatgatgatgatgatgatgatgatgatgatgatgatgatgatgatgatgatgatgatgatgatgatgatgatgatgatgatgatgatgatgatgatgatgatgatgatgatgatgatgatgatgatgatgatgatgatgatgatgatgatgatgatgatgatgatgatgatgatgatgatgatgatgatgatgatgatgatgatgatgatgatgatgatgatgatgatgatgatgatgatgatgatgatgatgatgatgatgatgatgatgatgatgatgatgatgatgatgatgatgatgatgatgatgatgatgatgatgatgatgatgatgatgatgatgatgatgatgatgatgatgatgatgatgatgatgatgatgatgatgatgatgatgatgatgatgatgatgatgatgatgatgatgatgatgatgatgatgatgatgatgatgatgatgatgatgatgatgatgatgatgatgatgatgatgatgatgatgatgatgatgatgatgatgatgatgatgatgatgatgatgatgatgatgatgatgatgatgatgatgatgatgatgatgatgatgatgatgatgatgatgatgatgatgatgatgatgatgatgatgatgttgatggtggtgatggtggtgatgatggtgatgatggtgatgatggtgatgatgatgatgatgatgatgatgatgatgatgatgatgatgatgatgatgatgatgatgatgatgatgatgatgatgatgatgatgatgatgatgatgatgatgatgatgatgatgatgatgatgatgatgatgatgatgatgatgatgatgatgatgatgatgatgatgatgatgatgatgatgatgatgatgatgatgatgatgatgatgatgatgatgatgatgatgatgatgatgatgatgatgatgatgatgatgatgatgatgatgatgatgatgatgatgatgatgatgatgatgatgatgatgatgatgatgatgataattataataattataataacaatattaataagtaaaataatttgaaaaaaaaatattgttaataaaataaaatgtttgaaGTTTTTTACGTATTCTAGAAGACCCCCACCCTAGGCTCCTCTGTAGGAAGGTCAATAGGATAATAACTTACCCCTGGTGGCATTTGTTGAAAGCATACTTTATGATCTGGGTTTAATA carries:
- the LOC125573763 gene encoding uncharacterized protein DDB_G0271670-like, with the translated sequence MPSARGTNKHTCSIIPCNTTERAIEILKNPTFRVRHGVIINTGVNDVESQPANIVAKKQQQMVHTAMSAFPGESFIMCSITPRRDSLDEAVFYINAEVGENLCAEKQVILVDNGNLRKGRLYRDVKHLNKEQGIRVLAGNIKNGIRRALGITKDRYQSKQLSSHANRAATQAGRSPPSKQAQRSSDPRLHSRKQPDIPIKNQLSNITRLLEQLLNPDHKVCFQQMPPGSSSSSSSSSSSSSSSSTSSSSSSSSSSSSSSSSSSSSSSSSSSSSSSSSSSSSSSSSSSSSSSSSSSSSSSSSSSSSSSSSSSSSSSSSSSSSSSSSSSSSSSSSSSSSSSSSSSSSSSSSSSSSSSSSSSSSSSSSSSSSSSSSSSSSSSSSSSSSSSSSSSSSSSSSSSSSSSSSSSSSSSSSSSSSSSSSSSSSSSSSSSSSSSSSSSSSSSSSSSSSSSSSSSSSSSSSSSSSS